The stretch of DNA GTCCGATGGGACGACGGCCGAGTTCGGTGACGGCCGCGCGGTAGGCCTCCGACAGCCGTTCGTCGGTGGCCAGTTCGGCGTACACCGGAGAGACCTGCGTGACCTCGTGGGTGCAGCCGGTCGCCGTGGCGCCCGCCTCGAAACACGCCCGGATGCGGTTCTCCAAGCGCTCCAAGGAGGCGGAACCGGCGGCACGCAGGTTGTACGTCGCCGCGGTGTGCGCGGGAACGATGTTCGGCGCGGCGCCGCCCGCGGTAACGATACCGTGCACCTGCTGCGCGGGTTCGAGGTGTTGCCGCAGCAGTCCGATGGCCACCTGCGCGACGGTCAGCGCGTCGCCCGCGTTGACGCCGAGTTCCGGCGCGGCGGCGGCGTGCGCTTCCCGGCCGGTGTAGCGCACTTCGAGGTCGTTGATGGCCAGCGAACGCGGTGCGCAGATGTCGTCAGGGCCCGGGTGCACCATCATCGCCATCCACAGGCCGTCGAATTCACCGCGCTCGAGCATCAGGACCTTGCCGCCGCCGGTCTCTTCGGCCGGAGTGCCGATGACGCGCACGGTGATCCCGAGTTCGTCGGCGACCTCGGCCAACGCGAGTGCCGCGCCGACGGCCGCTGCGGCGATCAGGTTGTGGCCGCAGGCATGGCCGATCTCGGGAAGCGCGTCGTACTCCGCGCAGATCCCGACGACGAACTCGCCGCTGCCGCGTTCGGCGGTGAACGCGGTGTCCAGCCCCGCGACCGGCGCCCGCACGGTGAAGTCGTGTTCGCTGAGCAGCAGGGTGAGTTCGGCCGCGCTGCGGTGTTCGGCGAACGCCGGCTCCGGGTGCGCGTGCAGGTCGCGGGCCAGCTCGATCAACTCGGTGCGATGTCGCAGGACGGCTTCGCGGCAGCGGTCGCGCGGCCCCGTCGCGGGCTCCGTTCGGCTGGGAATGCGGGCGGTGCTCATTTGCGCCCATCCTGCACGAGCGGCGCATGCCGGTCGCTGCGCGGGAGCCCGGAAACGTCGGCCGGTCAGCGGATTGCGCCGGGCGGCAGCGGGTGTTCAGCCGCGGAGTAGAAGTTCAGCTTTCAACTTCCGCGAAAGATATCGGGCGCGGAGCGAACTCGCGGAAAAGGAGGGTGTGGGCCGGCACCGGTCGGGGGGCTTCCCGGTGCCGGCCCACGCAACGGAGGGACGTCGTCCCAGTTCGCGAACCGTCCCTGCCGGGAGCACGAGACGCATCGAGCACGCCGCGCACTACCCGCGCGGTTGTGAAAATCCCACAGGTTAGCCCGCCAGGTCTAGTCCATAGCGAGAAATCTTCGGAAAGAATGCCGAAAACCGACCACGCTGCCGTTTTCGGCGAACCGCCCGCGGCGCTAGCTTTTCCACTTGAAGCCGAACATCGGCTTCTTGCGCCACCTGCGCGAGAGCAGCACGAGCGCGATCAGCACGACACCGCCGATGCCGCTCAGCAGCTGCTGCTGGTCCATCGGCTGCGGGTTGTCCCCGGTGAGGTCCGGCCCGGGAGGGGCCTGCGCGGGCAGTGCCGCCAGCGGTTGCGGTGCGGCAGCCGCGACCTCATGCGCGGGGACGAGCCCGGCGGCGTCGGCGGCGGGGCCGGTCGTGGCGGGGACGAGCAGCAGAAGCCCTCCGAGCGTCAGGACCGCCAGCAGTCGCCCGATGCGTCCCATGCGCACTCCACACCTTTCCACGCAAGATCCTTCGGCGGCCGAGGACCGCACCAGGCCATTTGATCACATCGGGCGTCGTCACCGCCGCCGTAAGAGCAAGGTCGCCCGAATCGGCGCAACGCCTTCGACCGCGCTCAGCCCGTGGTGTAGATCGACATGCCCTTCGACGGGTTGTCGCAGGCCGTCTTCATGCGTTCGCCGGAGGGCAGCACCTGGCACCGGTAGCCCTGCACGGTGGCGCTCCTGCTGGAGCCGTCGTACTCGTCGGCGGGCAGGTTCATGTACGCGGACATCACGTTGATCGCCTCGGTGCACCCGGCGTAGGAGCCGTCGGCTCCCCGGCGGGAGAACAACGAGTAGCTGGCACCGGCCTTGTTCGTGACGTCGCCGCAGGCGAGGTCGCCGCCCGGGTCGTCTCCGCCCGGATCACCCGGCGTTTCGCTCGTCGTGCCCGGAACCGGGGTCGCGGTCGGCGCCGGACTCGACGCGGCGGACGACTCCGGGCTCTCCTGCTGCTCGGCAGTGCTCGGCGTGGGCTGCCCGGCGCTGGTCGCCGGGGTCGTCGCGACAGGGACGTGCGGTGGCACCGTCACCGAAGCCGGCTCACCCCCGCCGGGCGCGGGCTGCCCGCACCCGGCGACGGCCAGCACGCCGAGCAACGAGCCGATGATCAGCAGCGGGCGCATGGAGCCTCCGGGCGTTGAGCCGAGCTATCGACCAGAAGACGCGGACCGACCCCCGAGGTTCGGCGCTGGTGACCTAGAACACATCACCTGTGTTCGCGTTCCCGGTGGATCCGGTCGCCCAGCTCGTCCACCAGCAGCGTGTCCCGGCGGATGCTGTCCGCGCGATAGGCCGCCCGACCGACCAGCTGCGCGAGGACCGGCGAGGTCAGCATCTGGAACAAGCCCACCAGGATCAGACCGGTGGCGTAGCGGAATTCAAGCTGCACCGCGGTTCCGATGAGGATCAGGATCAGCCCCAGCGTCTGCGGCTTCGTCGCCGCCTGCAGGCGCGCGACCACATCCGGGAACGTCAGCAGCCCGATCGCACCGAGCAGGCAGGACAGCGCGCCTCCGATCAGGCACACCGCGGACAACACGTCGAGCAAGCTCACCGGTACGGCTCCTTCTTCTCGACCAACCGGGCAGCGCTCACCGAGCCGATGAACGCCAGCAGCGCGAACGCCGCCAGCAGCGCGATGTTCGACCCGTCCTGCTGCCTGCCCATCGCCACGCAGGTGCCGACCACGATCAGCGTGACCAGCACGTCCAGCGACACGATCCGGTCCAGAGTGGTCTTGCCGCGGATCATCCGCACCAGCACCAGCAGACCGGCCACGCACAGCAGCGCCAGGGTCACGACGAACACCACGTGCATCAGGAACCCGCCTTCCGGAGCTTCTTGTCGCGGTCGACCAGCGCGACCTCGTGCGCAGATCCCACCGCGCGCACCACCCGGGCCTCGAGCGCGAGCACTTCGCGCCGCACCGAGGCGTCCTCACCCGGCCGCATCCCGAGCACGTAGACGTAGCAGATGGCGTGCTCGCGATCGACCTGCAGCACGAACTTGCCGGGTGCCAGCGACACCCCGTTGGCGATCATCGCCGTGAGGTGGTCGGAGTCGGTCAGCAGCGTCACCGCGACGATGCCCGCTTTGGTGTCCCCGCGATGCCGCAACGCCTGCCAGGACACCCGCAGCGTCGAGACCACCAGGTCCCACGCGAGGTAGCCGATCAGCTGCACCAGCGGGACCGGCCGGACCACGATGTTCGTGAACACCGGGGGCGGCGGGAACAACGCCGTGATCAGCACCGCGACCAGCACGCCGAACACCAGCGTGCCCAGGTCGAGCGTGCCCCACAGCAGGATCCACACCACCGTCAGCCACAGCACCAGCGGCAACCTGCGCGCAAGGCGGGACAGGTCAGTCATGAGCGTCTCCCAGCACCGCGCTGCGGTAGGTACTGCCGTCCATCAGGTCCTCGGCGGCGCGATTGCTGACCCCGGACAGCGGCCCCGCGACCATGGCGATCACCAGGCTCGCGGTGACCAGCACGCCGGTGGCCGCGATCATCGGCCGGGTGGAGTTCCCAGTGCCGACGACGAGTTCGTCAGTCGGGTCCGGGTCGGCTTCCGGCGCGCGCACCTGGCCCCAGAACGCCCGGGTCCACACCCGCGCCACCGCGTATAGCGTCAGCAGGCTGGTGAGCACCGCGCCGCCGGTGACCACGTAGGCGGCCCAGGTGCCCGCGCCGATGCCGGCTTGTAGCAGCGCCAGCTTCGCGACGAAACCGGAGAACGGCGGCACGCCCGCCAGGCTCAGCGCGGGCAGCGCGAACAGCACCGCGATCGGCGGCGCCGCTCTGGCCAGCCCGCCCATCCGGCTCAGCGCGACCGTGCCGGTGTGCCGCGTGATCAGACCGCTGACCAGGAACAATGTGGCCTGCACGGTGATGTGGTGCACGACGTAGAGGATCACGCCGGTCAACCCGACGATGTCGTAGACGCCGAGTCCGAACAGCATGTAGCCGATGTGACTGACCAGCAGGAACGACAGCATCCGGTTCAGGTCGTTCTGCGCGAGCGCGCCGAGCGCGCCGACCAGCATGGTGATCAGCGCGATCGCCAGCATCAGCTCCCAACCGCGGGGGTGGTTGAACACCAGCGTCTGCGTGCGGATCAGCGCGTAGACACCGACCTTCGTGAGCAGTCCGGCGAAGACCGCGGTGACCGGCGCGGGCGCGGTCGGATAGCTGTCCGGCAACCAGAAGTGCAGCGGCACCATCGCCGCCTTCACCCCGAACACGATCACCATGAGCAGCCCGAGCGCGATCTGCAGGCCCTCCGGCAGCAGCACGACCTTGCCGCCGAGGTCGGCCATGTTCACCGTGCCGGTCGCCGCGTACACCAACGCGATCATCGTAATGAACAGCAGCGACGAGGTGAGGCTGACGATCACGTAGGTCATGCCCGCGCGCACCCGGCTGGCCGTGGTGCGCCGCGTGATCAACACGTACGACGAGGACAGCATGATCTCGAAGGCGACGAACAGGTTGAACAGGTCCCCGGAGAGGTAGGCCAGCGAAACGCCCGCGCACAGCACCATGTACATCGGGTGGAACGTGGTGCTCGCCCGTTCGCGGCCGTAGTCGGTGAGCCGCTGGCCGATGGAGTAGATCAGCACGGCGAACGTCACCACCGCCGAGACCATCAGCAGCAGCGCGGAGAGCCGATCGGCTACCAGCGTGATCCCCGCGGGCGCCGGCCAAGCACCCATCTGCAGCACCAGCGGCCCGTAGGTATCGGTGACGTAGAGCAGGAACGCGCCGTCGACGATGATCGCGGCCAGCACGACCAGGCCGATGATGCGCTGGAAGTCGGCGAACCGGCCCAACGCCAGGGACAGGCCCGCAGCGGCCAGCGGCAGCAGTACGGGCAGCGCCACCAGGACGGTCACTGAGTGGCCTC from Saccharopolyspora sp. SCSIO 74807 encodes:
- the mnhG gene encoding monovalent cation/H(+) antiporter subunit G, which encodes MSLLDVLSAVCLIGGALSCLLGAIGLLTFPDVVARLQAATKPQTLGLILILIGTAVQLEFRYATGLILVGLFQMLTSPVLAQLVGRAAYRADSIRRDTLLVDELGDRIHREREHR
- a CDS encoding amidohydrolase, which translates into the protein MSTARIPSRTEPATGPRDRCREAVLRHRTELIELARDLHAHPEPAFAEHRSAAELTLLLSEHDFTVRAPVAGLDTAFTAERGSGEFVVGICAEYDALPEIGHACGHNLIAAAAVGAALALAEVADELGITVRVIGTPAEETGGGKVLMLERGEFDGLWMAMMVHPGPDDICAPRSLAINDLEVRYTGREAHAAAAPELGVNAGDALTVAQVAIGLLRQHLEPAQQVHGIVTAGGAAPNIVPAHTAATYNLRAAGSASLERLENRIRACFEAGATATGCTHEVTQVSPVYAELATDERLSEAYRAAVTELGRRPIGRAEAQRRIIGSTDMGNVTRRLPAIHPMIAVDCGDAVNHQAEFAAACASASGARAVLDGAIAMAWTAITAATEPDHRSALAAARNRPAGKHSEAGAEHGLRAAAEQNTSGGVP
- a CDS encoding Na+/H+ antiporter subunit E, coding for MTDLSRLARRLPLVLWLTVVWILLWGTLDLGTLVFGVLVAVLITALFPPPPVFTNIVVRPVPLVQLIGYLAWDLVVSTLRVSWQALRHRGDTKAGIVAVTLLTDSDHLTAMIANGVSLAPGKFVLQVDREHAICYVYVLGMRPGEDASVRREVLALEARVVRAVGSAHEVALVDRDKKLRKAGS
- a CDS encoding monovalent cation/H+ antiporter complex subunit F, producing MHVVFVVTLALLCVAGLLVLVRMIRGKTTLDRIVSLDVLVTLIVVGTCVAMGRQQDGSNIALLAAFALLAFIGSVSAARLVEKKEPYR
- a CDS encoding Na+/H+ antiporter subunit D; its protein translation is MTVLVALPVLLPLAAAGLSLALGRFADFQRIIGLVVLAAIIVDGAFLLYVTDTYGPLVLQMGAWPAPAGITLVADRLSALLLMVSAVVTFAVLIYSIGQRLTDYGRERASTTFHPMYMVLCAGVSLAYLSGDLFNLFVAFEIMLSSSYVLITRRTTASRVRAGMTYVIVSLTSSLLFITMIALVYAATGTVNMADLGGKVVLLPEGLQIALGLLMVIVFGVKAAMVPLHFWLPDSYPTAPAPVTAVFAGLLTKVGVYALIRTQTLVFNHPRGWELMLAIALITMLVGALGALAQNDLNRMLSFLLVSHIGYMLFGLGVYDIVGLTGVILYVVHHITVQATLFLVSGLITRHTGTVALSRMGGLARAAPPIAVLFALPALSLAGVPPFSGFVAKLALLQAGIGAGTWAAYVVTGGAVLTSLLTLYAVARVWTRAFWGQVRAPEADPDPTDELVVGTGNSTRPMIAATGVLVTASLVIAMVAGPLSGVSNRAAEDLMDGSTYRSAVLGDAHD